The proteins below are encoded in one region of Anoplopoma fimbria isolate UVic2021 breed Golden Eagle Sablefish chromosome 19, Afim_UVic_2022, whole genome shotgun sequence:
- the myod1 gene encoding myoblast determination protein 1 homolog has protein sequence MELSDISFPIPAADDFYDDPCFNTSDMHFFEDLDPRLVHVGLLKPDECSSSSPSSPSSPSSSSTSSSSLLHLHHRAEAVEDEEHVRAPSGHHQAGRCLLWACKACKRKTTNADRRKAATMRERRRLGKVNDAFETLKRCTSANPNQRLPKVEILRNAISYIESLQSLLRGGGGGGGGGGGGGQDDGFYPVLEHYSGDSDASSPRSNCSDGMTDFNPTCQSNRRGSYDSSYFSETPNGGLKSNRSSVVSSLDCLSSIVERISTDNSSLLPATDGPGAPQTDPNTTGPEPAAPGPLQTPSSTANQDPNLIYQVL, from the exons ATGGAGCTGTCGGATATCTCTTTCCCCATCCCCGCCGCCGACGACTTCTACGACGACCCCTGCTTCAACACCAGCGACATGCACTTCTTCGAGGACCTGGACCCTCGGCTGGTCCACGTGGGCCTCCTGAAGCCGGACgagtgctcctcctcctccccttcctccccgtcctccccttcctcctcctccacctcctcctcctccctgctgcaCCTCCATCACCGAGCAGAGGCTGTGGAGGACGAGGAGCACGTCCGGGCCCCCAGTGGACACCACCAGGCCGGTCGCTGCCTGCTGTGGGCCTGCAAAGCCTGCAAGAGGAAGACCACCAACGCGGACCGGAGGAAGGCGGCCACGATGCGTGAGCGCCGGCGGCTCGGGAAGGTCAACGACGCCTTCGAGACCCTGAAGCGGTGCACGTCGGCCAACCCCAACCAGAGGCTGCCCAAGGTGGAGATCCTGCGCAACGCCATCAGCTACATCGAGTCCCTGCAGTCTCTGctgcgaggaggaggaggaggaggaggaggaggaggaggaggagggcaggacGACGGCTTCTACCCGGTGCTGGAGCACTACAGCGGGGACTCCGACGCCTCCAGCCCGAGATCCAACTGCTCCGACGGCATG acgGATTTTAAcccgacctgtcaatcaaacaggaGAGGAAGTTATGACAGCTCTTATTTCTCTGAGACCCCAAACG GCGGTCTGAAGAGTAACCGGAGCTCGGTGGTCTCCAGCCTGGACTGCCTGTCCAGCATCGTGGAGCGGATCTCCACCGACAACAGCAGCCTGCTGCCGGCCACCGACGGCCCCGGAGCCCCGCAGACCGACCCCAACACCACAGGCCCCGAGCCAGCGGCCCCGGGGCCCCTCCAGACCCCCTCCTCCACCGCCAACCAGGACCCCAACCTGATCTACCAAGTCCTATAG
- the tnnt3a gene encoding troponin T type 3a (skeletal, fast) has product MSDTEEVGEKEEKPKFKPSAPKIPDGEKVDFDDIQKKRQNKDLVELQGLIDAHFECRKKEEEELIGLKDRIEKRRAERAEQQRVRAEKEKERQARREEERRIREESDIKKKADEDAKKKSALTSMGSNYSSHLQRADQKRGGKKETEREKKKKILAARRKQLNIDHLNEDKLKDKINELHEWMTQLESEKFDHMERLKRQKYEVTTLRKRVEELSKFSKKGAAARRRK; this is encoded by the exons ATGTCCGACACCGAGGAAGT TGGAGAAAAGG AGGAGAAGCCAAAGTTCAA GCCCAGCGCTCCTAAAATCCCAGATGGTGAGAAAGTGGACTTTGAT GACATCCAGAAGAAACGTCAGAACAAGGACCTGGTCGAGCTCCAGGGCCTGATCGATGCTCACTTTGAGTgcaggaagaaggaggaggaggagctgatcgGCCTCAAGGACAGGATT GAGAAGCGTCGTGCTGAGAGAGCTGAGCAGCAGAGAGTCCGTgctgagaaggagaaggagcgTCAGGCCAGACGTGAG gaagagaggcGGATCAGGGAGGAGAGTGACATCAAGAAGAAGGCAGATGAGGATGCAAAGAAGAAGTCGGCTCTGACCAGCATGGGCTCCAACTACAGCAGCCACCTGCAGAGA GCCGaccagaagagaggaggaaagaaagagactgagagagagaagaagaagaagatcctGGCCGCCAGACGCAAGCAACTCAACATCGACCATCTGAACGAAGACAAGCTGAA GGATAAGATCAACGAGCTGCATGAATGGATGACCCAGCTGGAGTCTGAGAAGTTCGACCACATGGAAAGACTGAAGAGGCAGAAATACGAG GTTACAACCCTGCGTAAGAGAGTGGAGGAGCTCAGTAAATT CAGCAAGAAGGGAGCCGCCGCCCGCCGCAGAAAGTAG